From a single Streptomyces rubradiris genomic region:
- a CDS encoding SPOR domain-containing protein gives MSEGAVSLPWIVIRQDDNGNRYRVGRYATRAEAQKTADSLGGQGREQLYWVERIGQNGDGAQN, from the coding sequence ATGAGTGAGGGGGCGGTTTCCCTGCCCTGGATCGTGATACGGCAGGACGACAACGGCAATCGCTACCGGGTCGGCCGGTACGCGACGCGCGCGGAGGCGCAGAAGACCGCCGACAGCCTCGGCGGCCAGGGCCGGGAACAGCTGTACTGGGTGGAGCGCATCGGCCAGAACGGGGACGGCGCGCAGAACTGA
- a CDS encoding (deoxy)nucleoside triphosphate pyrophosphohydrolase, with amino-acid sequence MTRTTAQVEPIVVVGAALFDGGRLLAARRSAPADLAGRWELPGGKVEPGERPEDALVRELREELGVDAEPVERVPGQWPLRTPYVLKVWTVRLRPGSPAPRPLQDHDELRWLTPDRLWEVDWLDQDVPAVREVAARWSESHAGS; translated from the coding sequence ATGACGCGCACGACTGCCCAGGTGGAACCGATCGTGGTGGTGGGAGCCGCCCTGTTCGACGGCGGCCGGCTGCTCGCCGCGCGCCGCAGTGCGCCCGCCGACCTGGCCGGGCGCTGGGAGCTGCCCGGCGGCAAGGTCGAGCCCGGTGAGCGGCCCGAGGACGCCTTGGTGCGCGAGCTGCGCGAGGAGCTGGGCGTCGACGCCGAGCCGGTCGAACGGGTGCCGGGGCAGTGGCCGCTGCGCACGCCGTACGTCCTGAAGGTGTGGACCGTCCGCCTGCGTCCCGGCTCGCCCGCGCCTCGGCCCCTCCAGGACCACGACGAGCTGCGCTGGCTCACCCCGGACCGGCTCTGGGAGGTCGACTGGCTGGACCAGGACGTCCCGGCGGTACGCGAGGTCGCCGCCCGCTGGAGCGAGAGCCACGCCGGCTCCTGA
- a CDS encoding SRPBCC family protein produces the protein MASTSVSRTVPASPEKVWSLIGGFDALPDWLPYIPESTALEGGRVRRLTNPEGEVIIERLMAFNEAERHYSYAILQAPFPVNGYVSTIRVHAVPGREDIAEVQWSGRFNPDGATEDEVVDLFTGIYRDGLDALHKALAA, from the coding sequence ATGGCTTCGACGTCCGTCAGCCGCACAGTCCCCGCCTCGCCCGAAAAGGTCTGGAGCCTCATAGGCGGCTTCGACGCACTGCCCGACTGGCTTCCCTACATCCCCGAGAGCACCGCGCTCGAAGGCGGCCGGGTACGCCGGCTGACGAACCCCGAGGGCGAGGTCATCATCGAGCGCCTCATGGCCTTCAACGAGGCCGAGCGCCACTACAGCTACGCCATCCTCCAGGCCCCGTTCCCCGTCAACGGCTACGTCTCCACCATCCGCGTCCACGCGGTCCCCGGCCGGGAGGACATCGCCGAGGTCCAGTGGTCCGGCCGCTTCAACCCGGACGGCGCCACCGAGGACGAGGTCGTCGACCTGTTCACCGGTATCTATCGCGACGGCCTCGACGCCCTCCACAAGGCCCTCGCCGCCTGA
- a CDS encoding aldo/keto reductase — protein sequence MSLKNLLPGRLGFGTAPLGNMFRAIPDDEARATVEAAWDQGIRYYDTAPFYGAGLAEERLGQVLSTKPRDSYVLSTKVGRVILDEIETDVPDFGEKGGLFEHGNPNKILHEWTAEATERSIEGSLKRLGIDRLDIVWVHDIAQDFHGDAWIQKFEEARTGAFRVLSRLRDEGVIKAWGLGVNKTEPIELTLALDEPRPDGFLLAGRYTLLDHEHALQRLLPMAREQGVEMVVGGPYSSGILAGGSHFEYQQAPPEIIEKVSRLKALAEKHGISIKAAALQFSLAHPVTAAVIPGATRPSRIAEDLSALNENIPAAFWHDLRAAGLVSPAAPLPDAA from the coding sequence ATGTCGCTGAAGAACCTCCTCCCCGGCCGCCTCGGCTTCGGCACCGCCCCGCTGGGCAACATGTTCCGCGCGATCCCCGACGACGAGGCCCGCGCCACCGTCGAGGCCGCCTGGGACCAGGGCATCCGCTACTACGACACCGCCCCCTTCTACGGCGCCGGCCTCGCCGAGGAACGCCTGGGCCAGGTCCTGTCGACCAAGCCCCGCGACTCCTACGTGCTGTCCACCAAGGTCGGCCGCGTCATCCTCGACGAGATCGAGACCGACGTCCCCGACTTCGGCGAGAAGGGCGGCCTCTTCGAGCACGGCAACCCCAACAAGATCCTCCACGAGTGGACCGCCGAGGCCACCGAGCGCTCCATCGAGGGCAGCCTCAAGCGCCTGGGCATCGACCGGCTCGACATCGTCTGGGTGCACGACATCGCCCAGGACTTCCACGGCGACGCCTGGATCCAGAAGTTCGAGGAGGCTCGCACCGGAGCCTTCCGCGTCCTGTCCCGCCTGCGCGACGAGGGCGTCATCAAGGCGTGGGGCCTGGGCGTCAACAAGACCGAGCCCATCGAGCTGACCCTCGCCCTGGACGAGCCACGGCCCGACGGCTTCCTCCTCGCCGGCCGCTACACCCTCCTCGACCACGAGCACGCACTCCAGCGCCTGCTGCCCATGGCCCGGGAGCAGGGCGTCGAGATGGTCGTCGGCGGCCCCTACAGCTCCGGCATCCTCGCCGGCGGCAGCCACTTCGAGTACCAGCAGGCCCCGCCGGAGATCATCGAGAAGGTCTCCCGTCTGAAGGCCCTCGCCGAGAAGCACGGCATCAGCATCAAGGCCGCCGCCCTGCAGTTCTCCCTCGCCCACCCGGTGACCGCCGCGGTCATCCCGGGCGCCACCCGCCCGAGCCGGATCGCCGAGGACCTCTCCGCCCTGAACGAGAACATCCCGGCCGCCTTCTGGCACGACCTGCGCGCAGCCGGCCTGGTCAGCCCCGCCGCCCCGCTGCCCGACGCCGCCTGA
- a CDS encoding ATP-binding protein → MSPLTPRNRTWWAPLAWEVIGVIDTDGGCAEWTFPAEPGAVRSARAVVRGQLHGWDLDSVADLAALLVSELVTNSLRHATGPIGVRLLRPAALGDALRVEVSDPLPDPPRERAAQPEDESGRGLQLVAGSSRRWGTRPGAKGKTVWFELAVPG, encoded by the coding sequence ATGTCCCCATTAACCCCACGAAACCGGACATGGTGGGCTCCGCTGGCCTGGGAAGTGATCGGCGTGATCGACACCGATGGCGGCTGCGCCGAGTGGACCTTTCCCGCGGAGCCGGGCGCCGTGCGCTCCGCCCGCGCGGTGGTCCGGGGCCAGTTGCACGGCTGGGACCTGGACTCCGTCGCCGACCTCGCGGCGCTGCTCGTCAGCGAGCTGGTCACCAACTCGCTGCGGCACGCCACCGGCCCCATCGGCGTACGGCTGCTGCGCCCCGCCGCACTCGGCGACGCCCTGCGGGTGGAGGTCTCCGACCCGCTCCCCGACCCGCCGCGGGAACGCGCCGCCCAGCCCGAGGACGAGAGCGGACGCGGCCTCCAGCTGGTCGCCGGCTCCTCCCGCCGCTGGGGCACCCGGCCCGGGGCGAAGGGAAAGACGGTCTGGTTCGAGCTGGCGGTACCCGGGTAG
- a CDS encoding serpin family protein: protein MSGVAEETVRRVNGLTTRWAQALSGGTVFSAPGVWPLLAFLADGAAGPARAELAGALGVPADRAAGAARELLAGLASVSGLDAALGLWTHHGLALREEWRAGLPAGAHGRFGDDLVTAQERLDAWAAERTGGLVERMPVTLTRDSRMVLASALALHTRWRQPFTETPFMPDAGPWQGRTLRGLHRRSVRPDRVGVTGTPDGFVTALTVPGDNGVDVHLVLGEERMTPGQVLAAGVGIVERSLPLTAGGALPHGHVGPGLHVEQEPAVTPEPRTLDVRTVAYEVRADHDLLALSNLFGLTTALDARTGHFPGVSDRPLAVGEARQSAVAQFGALGFRAAAVTAVTMTPGGLPEFRYETTVVRVAFDRPFGFLAADRDSRLVLAAGWVTDPAPYPATGLGLDLDLSPGLDPDLDLDPDSGIPPTL from the coding sequence GTGAGCGGGGTGGCCGAGGAGACGGTCCGGCGGGTCAACGGACTGACGACCCGCTGGGCGCAGGCCCTGTCCGGGGGGACGGTGTTCTCGGCGCCGGGCGTGTGGCCCCTGCTGGCCTTCCTGGCCGACGGCGCCGCGGGCCCGGCGCGCGCGGAGCTGGCCGGCGCCCTGGGGGTACCGGCCGATCGGGCGGCCGGGGCCGCGCGGGAGTTGCTGGCGGGGCTCGCGTCGGTGTCCGGGCTGGACGCGGCGCTCGGCCTGTGGACGCACCACGGGCTGGCGCTGCGCGAGGAGTGGCGGGCCGGGCTGCCCGCCGGCGCCCACGGCCGGTTCGGGGACGACCTGGTCACCGCGCAGGAGCGGCTGGACGCGTGGGCGGCCGAGCGGACCGGCGGACTGGTCGAGCGGATGCCGGTGACACTGACCCGCGACTCCCGGATGGTGCTGGCGAGCGCGCTGGCGCTGCACACCCGGTGGCGCCAGCCGTTCACGGAAACGCCGTTCATGCCGGATGCCGGGCCCTGGCAGGGCCGTACCCTGCGCGGACTGCACCGGCGCAGCGTGCGACCGGACCGGGTGGGGGTCACGGGCACCCCGGACGGTTTCGTCACCGCGCTGACGGTGCCCGGGGACAACGGCGTCGACGTCCATCTCGTCCTCGGCGAGGAGCGGATGACACCGGGCCAGGTGCTGGCGGCCGGGGTCGGCATCGTGGAGCGGAGCCTGCCGCTGACCGCGGGCGGCGCCCTGCCGCACGGGCATGTCGGCCCCGGCCTGCATGTGGAGCAGGAGCCGGCCGTCACACCGGAGCCGAGGACGCTGGACGTGCGGACGGTGGCGTACGAGGTCCGCGCCGACCACGATCTGCTCGCCCTGTCCAACCTGTTCGGGCTCACCACGGCGCTGGACGCCAGGACCGGGCACTTCCCGGGGGTGAGCGACCGACCGCTGGCCGTCGGCGAGGCCCGGCAGTCGGCGGTGGCCCAGTTCGGCGCGCTGGGCTTCCGGGCGGCGGCGGTGACGGCGGTGACGATGACGCCGGGCGGCCTTCCGGAGTTCCGCTACGAGACCACGGTCGTCCGGGTCGCCTTCGACCGCCCGTTCGGCTTCCTCGCCGCCGACCGCGACTCCCGCCTGGTGCTGGCGGCGGGCTGGGTCACGGACCCGGCCCCGTACCCGGCGACGGGCCTGGGCCTGGACCTGGACCTGAGTCCGGGCCTGGATCCGGACCTGGACCTGGACCCGGATTCGGGCATTCCGCCGACTCTCTGA
- a CDS encoding GntR family transcriptional regulator gives MAFGEQPAYLRVAGDLRKKIVDGLLPPHTRLPSQARIREEYGVSDTVALEARKVLMAEGLVEGRSGSGTYVRERPVPRRVARSGYRPAGGATPFRQEQADTSVRGTWESSSERTEAGAAVAERLAIQVGDRVMCTRYVFREAGEPMMLSTSWEPLAVTGRTPVMLPEEGPLGGMGVVERMRAIDVIVDNVTEEVGARPGLAEELHLLGGVPGHVVLVVQRTYFASGRPVETADVVIPADRYRVAYHLPVK, from the coding sequence GTGGCTTTCGGTGAGCAGCCGGCGTATCTGCGTGTCGCGGGTGATCTCCGCAAGAAGATCGTCGACGGCTTGCTGCCGCCCCACACCCGGCTGCCCTCGCAGGCCCGCATCCGCGAGGAGTACGGCGTCTCGGACACGGTCGCGCTGGAGGCCCGCAAGGTGCTGATGGCCGAGGGGCTGGTCGAGGGCCGCTCCGGCTCGGGCACCTACGTGCGCGAGCGGCCCGTGCCCCGGCGGGTGGCCCGCTCCGGATACCGCCCGGCCGGCGGCGCCACCCCCTTCCGGCAGGAGCAGGCCGACACCTCGGTGCGCGGCACCTGGGAGTCCAGCAGCGAGCGGACCGAGGCCGGCGCTGCCGTCGCCGAGCGGCTCGCCATCCAGGTCGGCGACCGGGTCATGTGCACCCGGTACGTCTTCCGGGAGGCCGGCGAGCCGATGATGCTCTCCACCTCCTGGGAGCCCCTCGCGGTCACCGGCCGCACGCCCGTGATGCTGCCCGAGGAGGGCCCGCTCGGCGGGATGGGCGTGGTCGAGCGGATGCGGGCCATCGATGTCATCGTGGACAACGTCACCGAGGAGGTCGGCGCCCGCCCCGGCCTCGCCGAGGAACTGCACCTGCTCGGCGGGGTCCCCGGCCACGTGGTGCTGGTCGTCCAGCGCACCTACTTCGCCTCCGGCCGCCCGGTCGAGACCGCCGACGTGGTCATCCCGGCGGACCGCTACCGGGTCGCGTACCACCTGCCGGTGAAGTGA
- a CDS encoding DUF4190 domain-containing protein — protein MPAYQPWTQGYRPYNAPAPVNGLAIASLVLGVLCFLPGAGLVLGLTGLRQIRRRGERGTGLAVGGAVLSGVGLLLWALLFATGGASALWHGIREGARDGATVSLTEGQCFNAPGGALTGVTYDVDTVPCTGAHDGEAFASFRLPGGGPYPGDDVVADTADERCQALRDGYAMDGWAVPAYVEVYFLTPTEDSWAAGDREVTCVFGHTDEGGDLTGSLRNDETDLDADQVAYLKAAHVLNAALETAPGEEYVEDDLPGHKAWAGRVAAALGEQARMLRAHSWPADAAGPVEALAAGLDKARAEWTKAAGAGDADTFSAHYENGLDLIDPVRAVIVRSVLGLSTTPPTAGDDGGSGTRMQV, from the coding sequence GTGCCCGCGTATCAGCCGTGGACCCAGGGCTACCGCCCGTACAACGCCCCGGCGCCGGTCAACGGTCTCGCCATCGCCTCCCTGGTGCTCGGGGTGCTGTGCTTCCTGCCCGGCGCGGGGCTGGTGCTCGGACTGACCGGGCTGCGGCAGATCCGCCGGCGCGGCGAGCGCGGCACCGGGCTGGCCGTGGGCGGCGCGGTGCTGTCCGGGGTGGGACTGCTGCTCTGGGCGCTGCTGTTCGCCACGGGCGGTGCCTCGGCCCTGTGGCACGGAATCAGAGAGGGCGCACGCGACGGCGCCACCGTCTCGCTGACGGAAGGCCAGTGCTTCAACGCGCCGGGCGGTGCGCTGACCGGTGTGACCTACGACGTGGACACGGTGCCGTGCACCGGCGCGCACGACGGTGAGGCCTTCGCGTCGTTCCGGCTGCCGGGCGGCGGCCCGTACCCGGGGGACGACGTGGTCGCCGACACCGCCGACGAGCGCTGCCAGGCCCTGCGGGACGGTTACGCGATGGACGGCTGGGCCGTGCCGGCGTACGTCGAGGTGTACTTCCTGACACCGACCGAGGACAGCTGGGCCGCCGGGGACCGCGAGGTCACCTGCGTGTTCGGCCACACCGACGAGGGCGGCGACCTCACCGGTTCGCTGCGCAACGACGAGACCGACCTGGACGCCGACCAGGTCGCCTACCTGAAGGCCGCGCACGTGCTCAACGCGGCGCTGGAGACCGCCCCCGGCGAGGAGTACGTGGAGGACGACCTGCCGGGCCACAAGGCGTGGGCCGGCCGGGTGGCGGCCGCGCTCGGCGAGCAGGCCCGGATGCTGCGCGCGCACTCCTGGCCGGCCGACGCCGCCGGGCCGGTGGAGGCGCTCGCCGCCGGCCTGGACAAGGCGCGCGCGGAATGGACGAAGGCGGCCGGGGCCGGGGACGCGGACACCTTCTCCGCGCACTACGAGAACGGCCTGGACCTGATCGATCCGGTCCGCGCGGTCATCGTCCGGTCGGTCCTGGGGTTGTCCACCACCCCGCCCACGGCGGGGGACGACGGGGGAAGCGGCACCCGCATGCAGGTGTGA